GCATGCGACCCGGGATTGGAAGCTGCGGCGCCTGGCGACGTCCTTTTGCAGGCCGGCCAGGTCGCGCTGAAGCTGCCCGTCCATCCAGTACGCCAGCAGGGCTTCCTTGGTGGGGAAGTGGTTGTACAGCGTGCGCTTGGCGACATCGGCCTGCCGGGCGATCTGCTCCATGGTAACGGCGTCGTAGCCGTACTGCTCGAACAGGCGGGCTCCGGTTTGCGACAAGTGCAGAAGCATCTGCAGGCGCTTGCGCACCCTGCGTCCCGGGTCATCGGCCACGGCCTCCATCGCTGCCTCTTTTCCTGATATGCACGGCATGCAATAGTATACGTCGTATACTTTTTATCCGTGCATTCTTCCTGCGCGCCGCGTCCAGGCGCCGGATCAGGGGCTGACGATGAAAGTCCTCGTTGTGACGTATGGAACGGAAGGGGATACCCGTCCGCTGGCGGCGCTGTGCCGCGCGCTCATCGATGCCGGCCATGAAGCGCGCTTGCTGGCGGATCGTTCCACATTGGGGTCCGCGCTATCGTTGGGCGTTCCGGCGCAGGCCCTGTCCGGGGATATCCGGGCGGCATTGATGCCGGGCGCGGTGCTGTCGTCCGCTGTGCGGCGCAAGGCCGGGTTCAACAGCACCAACAAGGCGCTTGCCTGGATCGCCAACTCGCACACGCACGCATGGATGCGCGAAACGATGGAGGCATCGGAGGGATGCGGCCTGCTGATCCTCTCGGGACTGGCGGCTTTCGTCGGCTTATCCGTAGCCGAGTATCGCGGCATCGCGGCCATAGGCGCCGGATTTATTCCGATCAATCCGACGGCGGCGTTCGCATCGCCGTTTTTGCCGCCCGATAAGGTGCCGCGCTGGTTGAATCGTGCAAGCCATCGTTTCGTGAACAACACCCTGTGGCGCGCCTTTCGCAAGGCCACCAATGCTGCGCGCGCCGATGTGTGCGGCTTGCCGCCGCGGCGCACGGTGTGGACGGACCATCCCATGCTGTATGGCGTATCGCCCAGTCTGGTGCCGCAACCGGAGGACTGGCCCGCGAACGCGCTCGTGTGCGGGCAGTGGAAAACGGCCAACCCTGAATGGACGCCTCCCCCTGCGCTGGAAGCGTTCGTGGCGCAGGGCGAGCCGCCCGTGTACATCGGTTTCGGCAGCATGGCGGGTTTCGACCCGCGCGGTATGGCGTCCCAGCTTGCCGCGGGCGCGGCCGGGCGGCGGGTCGTTTTCTATCCGGGGTGGAGCGGCATCGACGCGTCCATGTTGCCGGACAATTTCTTTTTCCTGGGCGACACGCCGCATCATTGGCTGTTCCCGCGCATGTCGCTCGTCGTGCACCATGGCGGCGCGGGGACCACGCATTCCGCCGCCGGCGCCGGTGTGCCATCCGTTGTCGTGCCGTTTGCCGCCGACCAGTTCTTCTGGGCCGACCGGCTCCGTCGCCTGGGCGTCGCCGCGCCCGCCGTCATGGGCGCGCGCATGCGCGGGGCGGACCTGGCGCGGGCCATCGCTTTTGCCGAGCGTGACGAGGTCAGGCAGCGCGCCGGCGCGCTGGGGCGGCGGATGGCCGAGGAAGACGGCTTGCGAAACGCCTTGGCGGCGATCGAGCGGTTGTCAGCGGGCAGGCGGGCTGGCGCCTGCGGTCGTTCGCCCCGGCCGGCCAATTGAGCGGGGCGGCGCCGCGGCCGCGCCGGATCACCGCTGCGGGTCTATTGCCTCGCGCCCGCCAGCCGCTTCAACAGAAGCTGCGCGGCGGGGGCCGATGAGGCCGGGTTCTGCCCCGTGATCAGCAGGCCGTCTTCGACCACATAGGGCCCCCAGTCGGGCCCGCGCGAGAACTCGCCGCCCTTGGCCTTCAGCTCGTCCTCGACCAGGAAGGGAACGACATCGGTGAGTTGGACGGCGGCTTCCTCCGAATTGGTGAAGCCGGTGACCTTTTTGCCTGACACCAGCGGGCGGCCGTCGGGCGCCTTCACATGCCGCAGCGCGCCCGGCGCATGGCACACCAAAGCAACCGGTTTACCTGCCGCCACGAAGGATTCGATCAGGGCGATCGAGTGCCTGTCTTCGGCCAGATCCCAGAGCGGGCCGTGGCCGCCCGGGTAAAACACCGTATCGAAGTCGTCTTGCGCCAGGCTGTCCAACCGGACCGTGGCGGCCAGTTGCGTCTTGGCCTGCGCATCGGCATCGAAGCGGCGCGTTGCTTCGGTCTGCGAGTCCGGTTCGCTGCTTTTCGGATCGAGCGGCGGCTGGCCGCCCTTGGGCGACGCAAGGACGATGTCGGCGCCGGCGTCCTTGAACGCATAGTAGGGCGCGGCCAGCTCCTCCAGCCAGAAACCGGTTTTGCGGCCGGTATTGCCGAGCTGGTCGTGAGAGGTCAAAACCATAAGGATTTTCATGCTGGTCCTCCGGGAGTTGCGTTGACGATGTTGGGCGATGCGGTCGCGACGGAAGGCCCGCATGTTTGGGTCCCGGACCGGGAAGCGGACGCCGGCTGGACGCACCTTGCATGCTTCTGTATCATGTTGCGCCGCAGCAGGCGGCCGGCCTGCGTCATCTCCCTCCTCGGACCCACACCCATGTAGCGTTTCGCGAACCGCCCACCGTCATCGCATATCGACCGACCGGGGTTCGCGGATCCGCCGCGCCGTCGCCGGGCCCGCCTGGCGCGACGCACAGGTCCTTTTCGTTTCCATGCTTACCGCCGCAGCGGCGTGGCCGTCCATTCAGGACGCGTGCCACCGCCCGCACGACCCGCAAGCGCACGGCGCCTTCGGTCGCCCACCGTTTTGATTCTTCTTTGACATACCCATGCAGACGCATTCCTTACGGGACGAATGGTTCTCCAACGTCCGCGCCGACATTCTGGCCGGCATCGTAGTCGCCCTGGCCCTGATCCCCGAGGCGCTGGCTTTTTCCATCATCGCGGGTGTCGACCCGCAAGTCGGCCTTTACGCTGCCTTCAGTATTGCCGTGGTGTCCGCCATCGCCGGCGGCCGTCCCGGCATGATCTCCGCGGCCACGGGCGCGGTGGCGCTGGTCATCGCCTCGCTGGTCAAAAGCCATGGCGTCGAGTACATCCTGGCCGCCGGAATCCTGGCGGGCGTGCTGCAGATCGGCGCCGGCTTGCTGAAGCTGGGCGCGCTGATGCGTTTCGTGTCCCGTTCGGTGATGACCGGATTCGTCAATGCGTTGGCGATCCTGATCTTTCTTGCGCAACTGCCGCAGCTGCGGAATGTGCCCATGTACGTGTATGTCATGGTTGCCGCCGGGCTTGCCATCATCTATCTGTTGCCGCGGTTGACCAAGGCCGTGCCGTCCCCGTTGATCTGCATCGTCGTGCTGACGGCCATCTCCATGGTCCTGCATCTGGACCTTCGGACGGTTGGCGACATGGGCGTCTTCCCCGACCGGCTGCCGGCCATCGCGCTGCCGCAAGTGCCGTTTTCCCTGGAGACGCTGAAGATCATCTTTCCCTATTCGGTGGCGATCGCCGTGGTGGGCCTGCTCGAATCGCTGATGACGGCGGCCATCGTGGACGATTTCACCGATACGTCCAGCGACAAGAACCGGGAATGCCGGGGACAGGGCATCGCCAATATCGTTGCCGGTCTCCTGGGCGGCATGCCGGGCTGCGCGATGATCGGCCAGACGGTGATCAACATCAAGTCCGGCGGCCGCGGACGCCTGTCCACCTTCGTGGCGGGCGCCTTCCTGCTGGTGCTCGTCGTCTTTCTAGGCCCCTGGGTGCGGCAGATCCCGATGGCCGCACTGGTGGCGGTGATGATCATGGTGTCGATCAGCACGTTCGACTGGCGCTCGATCCGCAATCTGCGCACGCACCCCAAAAGCTCCTCCGTGGTCATGCTGGCGACCGTGGCGGTGGTGGTCGCGACCGGCAACCTGGCGATCGGCGTCCTGGTGGGCGTCCTGCTCAGCGCGCTGTTCTTCACATCGAAGATCCGACAGGTCCTTGCCGTGGAGTCTTTCCTCGACGAAAACGGCGGGCGCCGCTACGTCGTACGCGGGCAGGTGTTCTTCGCTTCCTCGGAAGCCCTGGTCAACGAGTTCGACTTCAAGGAGGCCGTGCCGCGCGTGCATCTGGACTTGTCGCATGCCCATTTCTGGGACATCACGGCGATCAACGCGCTGGATCGCATCGTTCACAAGTTCCGCCGCAACGGCGTGCAGGTGGAGGTCAGCGGCCTGAACCGCGCCAGCGCGACCATGATCGAGAAGTACGGCACGCACGACAAGCCACAGGGCGCGGCGGCGCTGGATACCTCCCACTAGGGCCTGTCTGCGCACTCATGCCGGGCTCCTTCTGGCGTTGACGGGCCCGGGGCACGAAAGGGCGGGGAAAGCGCCAGGTGCGGCAAAAGCGCGGTTTTCCCGCGCGAGCACGGCCAAAAACGCGGCCGTGCGGCGATGGGGGCGGGCCATACTTCGGATTTTTTCCCGTCCGCCATGGCCACCGTTCTTCCCATCCTTACCGACGACGATCCCCGCCTGCGCCGCCGCGCCGAAGACGTGACGGCTATCGACCACAGCATCCGCGACTTCATCGAGGACCTGTCGGCCACGCTGCTGGACTTCCGCCGGCGAACGGGGTTCGGGCGTGCGATCGCCGCGCCGCAGGTTGGGGCGCCGCTGCGCATCATCGCCGTCCATCTGGGGGCCACGCCCTTCGCGCTGATCAATCCGGTCATTACGTGGCGCAGCGAAGAGATGATGGAGACCTGGGACGACTGCATGAGCGTCCCTGGCAGGACCGTGCGCGTCATGCGGCATCGCTCCATCAGTCTGCGTTACACGGACGTGCACGGGAATGTCCGCGATTGGGGCAAGTTGCCGGCCGACTTGTCCGAACTGATGCAACACGAGCTGGACCATTTGGAAGGCGTGCTCATG
The sequence above is a segment of the Bordetella genomosp. 9 genome. Coding sequences within it:
- a CDS encoding glycosyltransferase: MKVLVVTYGTEGDTRPLAALCRALIDAGHEARLLADRSTLGSALSLGVPAQALSGDIRAALMPGAVLSSAVRRKAGFNSTNKALAWIANSHTHAWMRETMEASEGCGLLILSGLAAFVGLSVAEYRGIAAIGAGFIPINPTAAFASPFLPPDKVPRWLNRASHRFVNNTLWRAFRKATNAARADVCGLPPRRTVWTDHPMLYGVSPSLVPQPEDWPANALVCGQWKTANPEWTPPPALEAFVAQGEPPVYIGFGSMAGFDPRGMASQLAAGAAGRRVVFYPGWSGIDASMLPDNFFFLGDTPHHWLFPRMSLVVHHGGAGTTHSAAGAGVPSVVVPFAADQFFWADRLRRLGVAAPAVMGARMRGADLARAIAFAERDEVRQRAGALGRRMAEEDGLRNALAAIERLSAGRRAGACGRSPRPAN
- a CDS encoding type 1 glutamine amidotransferase domain-containing protein, producing MKILMVLTSHDQLGNTGRKTGFWLEELAAPYYAFKDAGADIVLASPKGGQPPLDPKSSEPDSQTEATRRFDADAQAKTQLAATVRLDSLAQDDFDTVFYPGGHGPLWDLAEDRHSIALIESFVAAGKPVALVCHAPGALRHVKAPDGRPLVSGKKVTGFTNSEEAAVQLTDVVPFLVEDELKAKGGEFSRGPDWGPYVVEDGLLITGQNPASSAPAAQLLLKRLAGARQ
- a CDS encoding SulP family inorganic anion transporter is translated as MQTHSLRDEWFSNVRADILAGIVVALALIPEALAFSIIAGVDPQVGLYAAFSIAVVSAIAGGRPGMISAATGAVALVIASLVKSHGVEYILAAGILAGVLQIGAGLLKLGALMRFVSRSVMTGFVNALAILIFLAQLPQLRNVPMYVYVMVAAGLAIIYLLPRLTKAVPSPLICIVVLTAISMVLHLDLRTVGDMGVFPDRLPAIALPQVPFSLETLKIIFPYSVAIAVVGLLESLMTAAIVDDFTDTSSDKNRECRGQGIANIVAGLLGGMPGCAMIGQTVINIKSGGRGRLSTFVAGAFLLVLVVFLGPWVRQIPMAALVAVMIMVSISTFDWRSIRNLRTHPKSSSVVMLATVAVVVATGNLAIGVLVGVLLSALFFTSKIRQVLAVESFLDENGGRRYVVRGQVFFASSEALVNEFDFKEAVPRVHLDLSHAHFWDITAINALDRIVHKFRRNGVQVEVSGLNRASATMIEKYGTHDKPQGAAALDTSH